A stretch of Christensenellaceae bacterium DNA encodes these proteins:
- a CDS encoding MATE family efflux transporter: MGEIKENKMGVMPVKKLLVTMSLPIMISMLVQALYNVVDSVFVGQYSENAFAAVSLAFPVQMLIIAVAVGTGVGMNSLVSRRLGEKKFDDANAGVSTGIFLGILSWIAFAVFGLFFSRIFFEAFTAGVDGGAEIAEMGTQYISICTIFSFGVFIQITCERIMQSTGITIYNMITQITGAVINIILDPILIFGLGPFPEMGAAGAAVATVIGQIAAMCLCLYFTNTKIKEVKIKMRGFRPQKRIVGEIYKVGVPSIIMQAITSVMIVGFNFILVGFSAAAVSVLGAYFKLQSFIFLPVLGLTNGLIPIVAYNYGARHKQRITDVIRFATVLAVIIMIVGMVIFQFFPDALLHMFNATPAMLEIGVHALRIISLCFAFAGVGIVFSSVFQAVGNGVLSMIISLCRQLVVILPVAYGLSLLGNVNDVWYAFPIAECVSLLLSIVFYRYVYKRYLKDLNNPLAEVPGM, translated from the coding sequence ATGGGGGAAATAAAGGAAAATAAGATGGGCGTTATGCCCGTGAAAAAGTTACTGGTTACAATGTCGCTGCCGATCATGATTTCCATGCTTGTGCAGGCTTTGTACAACGTTGTGGACAGTGTCTTTGTCGGACAGTACAGCGAAAACGCTTTTGCGGCGGTATCGCTTGCGTTTCCTGTGCAGATGCTCATTATCGCCGTAGCAGTGGGAACGGGCGTCGGGATGAATTCGCTGGTGTCTCGCAGACTCGGGGAAAAGAAGTTCGACGATGCCAACGCAGGCGTCTCCACAGGCATTTTTCTGGGCATCTTAAGCTGGATCGCCTTTGCGGTTTTCGGGTTGTTTTTTTCGCGTATATTTTTTGAGGCGTTTACCGCGGGCGTTGATGGCGGCGCAGAAATCGCGGAGATGGGCACGCAGTATATTTCTATTTGTACCATTTTCTCATTCGGTGTTTTTATACAGATTACCTGCGAACGCATCATGCAGTCCACGGGTATTACGATTTACAATATGATTACGCAGATCACAGGTGCGGTAATCAATATTATTCTGGATCCGATCCTGATTTTCGGTCTCGGCCCGTTTCCGGAAATGGGCGCCGCCGGCGCCGCCGTCGCGACGGTCATTGGGCAAATCGCGGCGATGTGCCTGTGCCTGTATTTTACCAATACCAAGATCAAAGAAGTAAAAATAAAGATGCGTGGGTTCCGTCCCCAAAAGCGGATCGTCGGCGAGATATACAAGGTCGGCGTACCGTCTATCATCATGCAGGCGATCACCTCCGTCATGATCGTGGGTTTCAATTTTATCCTAGTCGGTTTCTCGGCTGCTGCGGTTTCCGTATTAGGCGCGTATTTCAAGCTGCAGTCATTTATTTTTCTGCCGGTTCTGGGCCTTACCAACGGGCTGATACCGATCGTCGCCTATAATTACGGCGCGCGGCATAAGCAAAGGATTACAGACGTCATCCGCTTTGCAACGGTCCTGGCCGTGATCATTATGATCGTCGGCATGGTGATTTTTCAATTCTTTCCGGACGCGCTTTTGCATATGTTCAACGCCACTCCGGCGATGCTTGAGATCGGCGTGCATGCGCTGCGGATCATCAGCCTGTGCTTCGCGTTCGCGGGCGTGGGTATTGTCTTTTCATCGGTATTTCAGGCGGTGGGCAACGGCGTTCTGAGCATGATCATCTCGCTTTGCCGCCAGCTTGTCGTGATATTGCCGGTGGCGTACGGCCTCTCCCTGCTCGGCAATGTGAATGACGTATGGTACGCTTTTCCAATCGCGGAATGCGTGTCGCTTTTGCTGAGTATCGTATTCTACCGCTATGTGTACAAGCGGTATTTGAAAGACCTGAATAATCCGCTCGCGGAAGTGCCGGGGATGTGA
- a CDS encoding cytidylate kinase, with product MKNDIIITISRQFASGGRSIGKRVAEALGLPYYDKELITLAAKESGYDEEFFENIEEKANNKFMYYLSSGFGNVSSWGTDIALDDKLFLIQADVIRSVAAKGSCVIVGRCADYVLNNNPDCVNIFIYSDIAHRIDRAKNDYHLDAPNLKDAILKSDKKRATYYNYYTDMKWGQMENYHLLLNSDSIGIDNSVELIKRYVQLRQQNR from the coding sequence GTGAAAAACGATATTATTATTACTATCTCAAGGCAATTCGCCAGCGGCGGACGTTCCATCGGAAAGCGGGTCGCGGAAGCTCTCGGCCTCCCATATTACGATAAGGAATTGATTACCCTGGCCGCTAAGGAAAGCGGATATGACGAAGAATTCTTTGAGAATATCGAAGAAAAGGCCAACAATAAATTCATGTATTATCTTTCTTCCGGCTTTGGAAACGTTTCTTCCTGGGGAACGGATATTGCGCTTGACGATAAGCTTTTCCTGATCCAGGCAGACGTGATCCGCAGCGTCGCCGCGAAAGGATCGTGCGTTATAGTTGGACGTTGCGCGGATTATGTGCTCAACAACAATCCGGATTGCGTCAACATCTTCATTTATTCGGATATTGCCCACCGCATTGACCGCGCGAAAAACGATTACCATCTGGATGCGCCCAACTTGAAAGACGCGATTCTCAAATCCGATAAAAAGCGCGCTACATATTATAATTATTACACCGATATGAAATGGGGGCAGATGGAAAACTATCATTTGCTTTTAAATAGCGACAGCATTGGCATCGATAATTCCGTCGAGCTGATCAAACGCTATGTGCAGCTGCGGCAGCAAAACAGGTAA
- the potD gene encoding spermidine/putrescine ABC transporter substrate-binding protein: protein MKKVICMILITLLAAAMFAGCSSGGDAGGRTVVNFLNWGDYIDPDVIPMFEEENPDIKINMTTVPSNEEMYVIATTEGTQIDIVVPSEYMIQRLMLEDRLAPIDHSKLENYKYVEDFVKTCTYDPDGTYSLPYTWGTFGLLYNITMTGGEIDSWDALFDPKYKNQILMYDSIRDSIGLALIKLGYSVNTRDPQKLNEAAELLVAQKPLVLAYGTDDLRMTMTNGSAALAPMYAGDAAYSMADNEDLRYIVPKEGANIFVDGMCILKTTDAYDASLKFLDFMLRPDIAALNAEYTGYSTPEDAALELVDSELLDNYAFNPPKEDLKHCEYYEYLPKEILRLYEDAWMKVKIA, encoded by the coding sequence ATGAAAAAAGTAATTTGTATGATTTTAATAACGCTCCTGGCGGCAGCGATGTTTGCGGGATGTTCTTCCGGCGGCGACGCGGGCGGACGTACCGTCGTCAATTTCCTTAACTGGGGGGATTATATCGATCCGGATGTGATTCCCATGTTTGAGGAAGAGAATCCGGACATCAAAATCAATATGACGACAGTACCCTCGAATGAGGAGATGTACGTGATCGCGACGACGGAGGGCACGCAGATCGATATTGTTGTACCGTCCGAATATATGATCCAGAGGCTAATGCTGGAAGACCGTCTGGCGCCAATCGACCATTCCAAGCTGGAAAACTACAAATACGTGGAAGACTTTGTCAAAACGTGTACCTATGATCCGGACGGGACATATTCCCTGCCGTATACGTGGGGAACATTTGGGCTTCTTTATAATATCACCATGACTGGCGGAGAGATCGACAGCTGGGACGCGCTTTTTGATCCCAAATATAAGAACCAGATCTTGATGTACGACAGTATCCGCGACAGCATCGGGCTTGCGCTCATAAAGCTGGGATACAGCGTGAATACGCGCGATCCGCAGAAGCTTAATGAAGCGGCGGAGCTGCTCGTCGCGCAAAAACCGCTTGTGCTTGCATATGGCACGGACGATTTACGGATGACGATGACAAACGGCAGCGCGGCCCTGGCGCCCATGTACGCGGGCGACGCGGCCTATTCCATGGCGGATAACGAGGACCTGCGCTATATCGTGCCCAAAGAGGGGGCGAATATTTTTGTGGACGGTATGTGTATTCTCAAAACAACAGACGCCTACGATGCGTCGCTTAAGTTCCTGGATTTTATGTTGCGGCCGGATATTGCGGCCTTAAACGCCGAATACACAGGGTATTCTACGCCGGAGGACGCGGCGCTTGAGCTGGTGGATTCCGAGCTTTTGGATAATTATGCTTTCAACCCGCCTAAGGAAGACCTTAAGCATTGCGAGTATTATGAATACCTGCCCAAAGAAATACTGCGGCTGTATGAAGATGCCTGGATGAAAGTAAAAATCGCGTAA
- a CDS encoding spermidine/putrescine ABC transporter permease — protein sequence MARFFKRFYLAIILLFMYLPIGALIIFSFNESKSMAKWTGFSLHWYEQLFSDPTIAEAIWVTISIAVIASLAATLIGTLAAIGMDNFRKKNKNVMINLTYIPMVNAEIVTGISLLLLFIFFNIPRGYWTMLLAHITFDIPFVIFSVLPKLRQMDPGTYEAALDMGAKPGYAVRKVILPQIAPGIVTGLLLAFTMSFDDFMISFFTSQGTTQNLSTYIYSMARVGINPMINALSAIMFVVVITLLLIINLRSIKKTKKAPNVESFR from the coding sequence ATGGCAAGATTTTTTAAGCGTTTTTATCTGGCAATCATATTGCTGTTCATGTATCTGCCGATTGGCGCGCTCATTATTTTTTCGTTCAACGAGTCCAAGTCCATGGCCAAATGGACGGGTTTTTCACTGCATTGGTACGAGCAGCTATTCTCCGATCCAACCATTGCCGAGGCGATATGGGTCACGATCTCCATCGCGGTCATCGCTTCGCTGGCGGCGACGCTTATCGGCACGCTGGCAGCGATCGGCATGGACAATTTCCGCAAAAAGAATAAGAATGTGATGATCAACCTGACGTATATCCCGATGGTAAACGCGGAGATCGTAACGGGTATCTCGCTGCTGTTGCTCTTTATCTTCTTTAATATCCCGCGCGGATACTGGACAATGCTGCTCGCGCATATTACCTTTGATATTCCGTTTGTCATCTTTTCGGTGCTGCCCAAGCTGCGGCAGATGGACCCGGGTACGTACGAGGCTGCGCTCGATATGGGAGCCAAGCCGGGTTACGCTGTGCGCAAGGTGATCCTGCCGCAGATCGCGCCGGGGATCGTGACAGGCCTTCTGCTCGCGTTCACGATGTCGTTCGACGATTTTATGATCAGCTTCTTTACCTCCCAGGGCACGACGCAGAATTTGTCTACATACATTTACAGTATGGCGCGCGTGGGTATCAATCCAATGATCAACGCGCTTTCTGCGATTATGTTCGTGGTCGTGATTACGCTGCTGCTGATCATCAATCTGCGCTCCATAAAAAAGACGAAGAAAGCGCCGAATGTGGAAAGCTTTCGGTGA
- a CDS encoding ABC transporter permease produces MKTKNRRLSNTLSSRKVFALPYVAWIAVFTVAPLILILLYAFTTTGSGGVMVLTAENIQRAFSPLYMTVFWRSVWMALLATAVCLLLGYPVAYILSRMKANTAAIVSVLFILPMWMNFLLRTYAWRALLDNAGIINQGLMALGLEPVQFLYTSGAIIFGLVYNFLPFMILPIYSIFQKMDTSCIQAAQDLGANKWQTFWRVTLPLSKGGIVSGVTMVFMPAMTTFVITRLLGGSHFMMYGDLIEMQFLLLSEWNFGSALAVVMMILTILFMWLMRKYDKEGDGSALM; encoded by the coding sequence ATGAAGACGAAGAACAGACGGCTTTCAAATACGTTAAGCTCGCGGAAAGTGTTTGCATTGCCATATGTCGCATGGATCGCGGTCTTCACAGTCGCGCCGCTCATCCTGATTTTGCTGTATGCGTTTACAACGACAGGTTCGGGCGGGGTGATGGTGCTCACCGCGGAGAATATTCAGCGCGCGTTTTCGCCTCTTTACATGACGGTGTTCTGGCGCAGCGTATGGATGGCGCTGCTGGCCACGGCAGTATGCCTGCTTTTAGGGTATCCGGTAGCGTATATCCTTTCGCGTATGAAAGCGAATACTGCCGCGATCGTGTCCGTCCTGTTCATCCTGCCCATGTGGATGAACTTTTTGCTGCGCACCTACGCATGGCGCGCGCTTCTCGATAACGCCGGAATCATCAATCAGGGTTTAATGGCCCTGGGGCTTGAGCCCGTGCAATTTTTGTATACGTCGGGAGCGATCATTTTCGGGCTGGTATATAATTTCCTGCCATTTATGATCCTGCCGATTTATTCAATTTTCCAAAAGATGGATACCTCATGTATCCAGGCGGCGCAGGATTTGGGCGCGAACAAATGGCAGACGTTCTGGCGCGTTACCCTGCCGCTTTCCAAGGGCGGGATTGTATCCGGCGTAACGATGGTGTTCATGCCCGCGATGACGACGTTCGTCATCACGCGGCTTTTAGGGGGCAGCCATTTTATGATGTACGGGGATTTGATCGAGATGCAGTTTTTGCTGCTCTCGGAATGGAACTTCGGCAGCGCGCTGGCCGTGGTGATGATGATCCTGACGATCCTGTTTATGTGGTTAATGCGCAAATACGACAAGGAAGGGGACGGCTCTGCCCTGATGTAG
- a CDS encoding spermidine/putrescine ABC transporter ATP-binding protein encodes MPGHIIDFINVYKEFDGVEVLSNINLYIKQNEFLTLLGPSGCGKTTLLRIIAGFEEPTRGDVHLFGESIKGLPPYKRRVNTVFQKYALFPHLNVFDNIAFGLKIKKMDKQAIKRKVGDMLKLVGLAGYGDRDIAKLSGGQQQRVAIARALVNEPEVLLLDEPLGALDLKFRQEMQLELKRMQKSLGITFVYVTHDQEEALTMSDAIAVMNDGVIQQLGTPEQIYNEPRNSFVADFIGESNIISGIMKRDYFVHFANTDFECLDRGFNENEPVQVVVRPEDINITKKITDDMIVGKVSSVLFMGVHYEIRVHGDNGFEWLIHSTDFYDVGDRVGFALEPDDIHVMEVSQYDKMRIDDTYEEIK; translated from the coding sequence ATGCCTGGGCATATCATTGATTTTATTAATGTTTATAAAGAATTCGACGGGGTGGAAGTGCTTTCCAATATCAACCTGTATATCAAGCAGAATGAGTTTTTGACGCTTCTAGGACCGTCCGGATGTGGCAAAACAACGCTTTTGCGCATTATCGCGGGTTTTGAAGAGCCTACGCGCGGCGATGTGCACCTGTTTGGCGAAAGTATCAAGGGACTGCCGCCGTATAAGCGGCGCGTGAATACCGTATTCCAGAAATACGCGCTTTTTCCCCATCTCAATGTTTTTGACAATATCGCTTTCGGTCTCAAAATCAAGAAAATGGATAAGCAGGCGATCAAGCGGAAAGTGGGCGATATGCTAAAACTGGTGGGCCTTGCCGGATACGGGGACAGGGACATCGCAAAATTATCGGGCGGTCAGCAGCAGCGCGTGGCGATCGCGCGCGCGCTGGTCAACGAGCCGGAAGTGCTTTTATTGGACGAGCCTTTGGGCGCGCTGGACTTAAAGTTCCGCCAGGAGATGCAGCTTGAGTTAAAGCGCATGCAAAAATCGCTGGGTATCACCTTTGTATACGTAACGCATGACCAGGAGGAGGCGCTCACCATGAGCGACGCGATCGCGGTCATGAACGACGGCGTGATCCAGCAGCTGGGCACGCCCGAACAGATCTACAATGAACCGCGCAATTCGTTTGTCGCCGATTTCATCGGGGAATCCAATATCATCAGCGGTATTATGAAACGCGATTATTTCGTACACTTTGCCAATACGGATTTTGAATGCCTGGACCGAGGGTTTAACGAAAACGAGCCGGTACAGGTGGTGGTACGTCCGGAGGACATCAACATCACCAAGAAGATCACCGACGATATGATTGTAGGCAAGGTTTCGTCCGTGCTCTTTATGGGCGTACATTACGAGATACGCGTGCATGGCGATAACGGCTTTGAATGGCTGATCCATTCCACGGATTTTTACGACGTGGGCGACCGTGTGGGTTTTGCGCTTGAGCCGGACGATATTCATGTTATGGAAGTGAGTCAATATGACAAGATGCGTATTGACGACACATACGAGGAGATAAAATGA
- a CDS encoding transcriptional regulator has product MDIGEKIKRRRQSLGLTQSELADRAELSKGFISQLERDLTSPSIATLTDILECLGTDLQEFFNEREEEKVAFSPADLFEKEEEDKSILWLVPNAQKNRMEPILLRLKAGARTETDNPHEGEEFGYVLCGTITLVLGMKRHKIRKGGSFYFKTSVPHRIENTGKKDAEVVWVSTPPMF; this is encoded by the coding sequence ATGGATATTGGTGAAAAAATAAAAAGACGGCGGCAAAGCCTGGGGCTTACGCAAAGCGAGCTTGCGGACCGCGCTGAGCTTTCCAAGGGATTTATCTCGCAGCTCGAGCGGGACCTGACCTCTCCGTCCATCGCGACGTTGACGGATATTCTCGAGTGCCTCGGAACAGACCTGCAGGAATTTTTCAATGAGCGGGAAGAGGAGAAAGTGGCGTTTTCTCCGGCGGATTTGTTCGAAAAAGAGGAAGAGGACAAAAGCATTCTGTGGTTGGTGCCCAACGCGCAGAAAAACCGGATGGAGCCTATCTTGCTGCGGCTTAAGGCGGGAGCGAGGACCGAGACGGATAATCCGCACGAGGGTGAGGAATTCGGCTATGTGCTTTGTGGTACGATCACGCTTGTGCTGGGTATGAAGCGGCACAAGATCAGGAAAGGCGGAAGCTTTTATTTTAAAACGAGCGTGCCGCACCGTATTGAAAACACCGGTAAAAAGGACGCGGAAGTGGTGTGGGTATCCACGCCGCCGATGTTCTGA
- the phoR gene encoding two-component sensor histidine kinase, with product MKFAWKVFLSTIMVIAVVFAIGGYVLITSSFDSALQRETERALEENQLMKLAYESAAIPYEGTKLTDEAVTIIASQLENGGRRGIVLSDENYKTVFSSFGGEDAEQELLKSTDEGRSYTIGEYSGEYWIAVSCKSIAGGRTMYLETSRDISDIFMQRTEQFRTYIKISIVLLLAAAGVMWLVSMFLTRPLRKLSATTRRIAQGNYSERMKVMSNDEIGDFTRDFNLMTDAVEDKIYDLENAARQKEDFVASFAHELKTPLTSIIGYADMLRSRNMTPEEMFMASSYIFTEGKRLEALSLKLLELMVLNRSEFEKKRVNPRILIEELNGLMRPVMEKAGMELKVAAQNAIVVLEPDLFKTLLVNLIDNAKKASEPGSAIELYGKIDGRDYVFCVKDHGRGIPPEEIRKITEAFYMVDKSRARAQNGAGLGLALADKIASLHGTRLEFKSIVGTGTIVCVRVRRARRPKRV from the coding sequence ATGAAATTTGCCTGGAAGGTCTTTTTATCGACGATCATGGTGATAGCCGTCGTATTCGCAATCGGCGGCTATGTTTTGATTACCTCTTCTTTTGATTCGGCCTTGCAGCGCGAGACGGAGCGTGCGCTTGAGGAAAACCAATTGATGAAGCTCGCGTATGAAAGCGCGGCCATTCCCTATGAGGGAACCAAGCTGACGGACGAGGCGGTTACGATTATTGCCTCCCAGCTTGAAAACGGCGGCCGGCGCGGCATTGTCCTTTCGGATGAAAACTACAAAACGGTTTTTTCCAGCTTTGGCGGTGAAGACGCGGAGCAGGAACTTCTTAAGAGCACGGACGAGGGACGTTCCTATACGATCGGCGAATATAGCGGGGAATACTGGATTGCCGTCAGCTGCAAATCGATCGCGGGCGGGCGCACGATGTACCTTGAGACCTCGCGGGATATTTCGGATATTTTCATGCAGCGCACGGAGCAATTCCGGACGTATATCAAAATCAGCATTGTCCTGCTGCTTGCCGCCGCAGGCGTGATGTGGCTTGTTTCCATGTTTTTGACGCGGCCGCTCAGGAAGCTTTCGGCCACGACGCGGCGTATTGCGCAGGGGAATTACAGCGAGCGCATGAAAGTTATGAGCAACGACGAGATTGGGGATTTCACTCGGGATTTCAATTTGATGACGGATGCGGTGGAGGACAAGATTTACGACCTGGAAAACGCCGCCCGTCAAAAAGAGGATTTTGTCGCCAGCTTCGCGCACGAGCTTAAAACGCCGCTCACTTCCATTATCGGTTATGCGGATATGCTGCGTTCGCGCAATATGACGCCCGAAGAAATGTTCATGGCGTCGAGTTATATTTTTACCGAGGGAAAACGCCTGGAGGCGTTGTCGCTTAAGCTATTGGAGCTCATGGTCTTAAACAGAAGCGAGTTTGAAAAGAAGCGGGTCAATCCGCGTATCCTGATTGAGGAGCTTAACGGGCTCATGCGTCCGGTCATGGAAAAAGCGGGCATGGAGCTTAAGGTAGCGGCGCAGAATGCGATTGTGGTGCTGGAACCGGATCTTTTTAAGACGCTGCTTGTCAATTTGATCGATAACGCAAAAAAAGCATCCGAGCCGGGAAGCGCCATTGAGCTATACGGGAAGATCGACGGGCGCGACTACGTTTTCTGCGTTAAGGATCATGGGCGGGGGATCCCGCCGGAGGAGATACGCAAGATCACGGAAGCGTTTTACATGGTGGATAAAAGCAGGGCGCGGGCACAAAACGGAGCGGGATTGGGGCTGGCGCTCGCGGATAAAATTGCCTCGCTGCACGGAACGCGCCTGGAATTTAAGAGTATTGTCGGCACGGGCACGATCGTCTGCGTGCGCGTACGGCGGGCAAGGAGGCCCAAGCGGGTATGA
- the phoP gene encoding DNA-binding response regulator: protein MIHILVVEDELPISNLISMNLKENGYCCDVVNDGMQAADLIEENTYDLILLDIMLPHVNGYELMEYIRPLNVPVIFITAKNDVADRVKGLHLGADDYIVKPFEIVELLARVEAVLRRYNKGESKISIADVQINTQSRSVKKNGRQIDLTMKEYELLLLFIRNKNIALFRETIFERVWQSEYLGDTRTVDLHVQRLRKKLGWEKLIVAVYKVGYRLEV from the coding sequence ATGATACATATACTGGTGGTGGAAGACGAACTTCCGATTTCCAACCTGATTTCCATGAACCTCAAGGAAAACGGGTATTGTTGCGATGTTGTAAACGACGGAATGCAGGCGGCGGATTTGATTGAAGAAAATACGTACGACCTGATTCTGCTCGATATTATGCTACCGCATGTTAACGGGTATGAGCTGATGGAATATATCCGTCCGCTTAACGTACCCGTTATTTTTATCACTGCAAAAAACGACGTTGCGGACAGGGTCAAGGGCCTGCATCTGGGGGCGGACGACTATATCGTCAAGCCGTTTGAGATCGTGGAGCTTCTTGCGCGCGTGGAAGCGGTGCTGCGCCGTTACAACAAGGGCGAAAGCAAAATTTCCATCGCTGATGTACAAATCAATACACAGTCGCGCAGTGTGAAAAAAAACGGACGGCAAATCGACCTGACGATGAAAGAATACGAGTTGCTATTGCTGTTCATCCGTAACAAGAATATCGCGCTTTTCAGGGAGACAATCTTTGAACGCGTTTGGCAGAGCGAATATTTGGGAGATACCCGCACTGTGGATCTGCACGTGCAGCGCCTGCGGAAAAAGCTTGGCTGGGAAAAGCTGATCGTGGCGGTCTATAAGGTGGGGTACAGGCTGGAAGTATAG
- the rplL gene encoding 50S ribosomal protein L7/L12 has product MDKAQIIEAIEKMSVLELAELVKELEEKFGVSAAAPVAVAAAPAAGDGAAAAEEKTEFDVVLKAAGAEKIKVIKVVREATGLGLKEAKDMVDSAPSTIKEALGKDDAEKLVASLKEAGAEVEMK; this is encoded by the coding sequence ATGGATAAAGCACAGATCATTGAAGCGATTGAAAAGATGAGCGTTTTAGAGCTCGCGGAACTGGTAAAAGAACTGGAAGAGAAATTCGGCGTAAGCGCTGCTGCTCCGGTAGCGGTTGCTGCTGCTCCGGCTGCTGGTGACGGCGCTGCTGCTGCGGAAGAAAAAACAGAATTTGACGTAGTTCTGAAAGCTGCCGGCGCAGAAAAGATCAAAGTTATCAAAGTAGTAAGAGAAGCTACGGGCCTTGGCCTCAAGGAAGCAAAGGACATGGTAGACAGCGCTCCTTCCACGATCAAGGAAGCTCTTGGCAAAGACGACGCGGAAAAGCTTGTTGCTTCCTTAAAAGAAGCCGGCGCAGAAGTAGAAATGAAATAG
- the rplJ gene encoding 50S ribosomal protein L10, with protein sequence MKEAKLQSKQAAVADVVDKMKRAQCMIVLDYRGLTVEEVTNLRSQFRQAGVEYKVIKNNMLKRAADELKIEGVDEYFKGPSAVAFGYEDPVAPAKILCKFVKDANKTEIKGGILDGKVMDAAGITNLSKLPSKEELIAKMLGSMNAPVTNFVGVLAAIPRGLVCALNAIAQQKEA encoded by the coding sequence TTGAAAGAAGCGAAATTACAGTCAAAGCAGGCGGCGGTTGCGGACGTAGTAGATAAAATGAAGCGTGCGCAGTGCATGATCGTCCTCGATTATCGCGGACTCACGGTGGAAGAGGTAACGAACCTGAGAAGTCAGTTCCGGCAGGCAGGCGTAGAGTATAAGGTTATCAAAAACAATATGCTTAAACGCGCGGCGGATGAACTCAAGATTGAGGGCGTGGACGAATACTTCAAAGGCCCGAGCGCCGTTGCTTTCGGTTATGAAGATCCGGTCGCTCCGGCAAAGATCCTTTGCAAATTCGTAAAAGACGCGAATAAAACGGAGATCAAAGGCGGTATACTGGATGGCAAGGTGATGGATGCGGCAGGGATCACGAATCTCTCCAAGCTCCCGTCGAAAGAAGAACTCATCGCGAAAATGCTGGGCAGCATGAACGCTCCGGTTACCAACTTTGTGGGCGTGCTCGCGGCAATCCCGAGAGGACTTGTATGTGCGCTTAACGCGATCGCACAGCAAAAAGAAGCTTAA
- the yfbR gene encoding 5'-deoxynucleotidase YfbR, translating into MKKSFYAYMSRLKHIKRWGLMRNNMEEDVAEHTFTVMLLSHALCVIKNTYFQGGVSEKDVLCAALYHEAGEVITGDLPTPIKYFDEDITQSYKKIERHAEERLVSMLPQEMRGSIGPYVLQEVSEEVRVLVKAADRLSAYIKCMEELKSGNTEFEKACARTREAIEDMKLPEVAYFMEHFLPGYALTLDELN; encoded by the coding sequence ATGAAAAAGAGCTTTTATGCCTATATGTCGCGCTTAAAGCATATCAAGCGCTGGGGGCTTATGCGTAACAATATGGAAGAAGACGTGGCGGAGCATACCTTTACGGTAATGCTTTTATCCCACGCGCTGTGCGTGATCAAAAACACGTATTTTCAGGGCGGCGTCAGCGAAAAAGACGTACTGTGCGCGGCACTTTACCATGAGGCGGGCGAGGTGATTACCGGCGACCTGCCCACGCCCATTAAGTATTTTGACGAGGACATTACGCAGTCGTACAAAAAAATCGAGCGGCATGCGGAGGAACGCCTCGTTTCCATGCTTCCGCAGGAGATGCGGGGCAGTATCGGGCCGTATGTGCTGCAGGAGGTCAGCGAGGAGGTGCGCGTGCTCGTAAAAGCGGCGGACCGCTTAAGCGCGTACATTAAATGCATGGAGGAATTAAAGAGCGGCAATACGGAGTTTGAAAAAGCGTGCGCGCGTACCAGGGAGGCGATAGAGGATATGAAGCTGCCGGAGGTCGCCTACTTTATGGAACACTTTCTTCCGGGGTATGCCCTGACGCTCGACGAACTCAACTGA